A DNA window from Phycisphaerae bacterium contains the following coding sequences:
- a CDS encoding helix-turn-helix domain-containing protein: MAKHACDGLLDPAAVAKLIGLSRRTVVRWAHDGRIPSLRLGRQVRFEEAVIAEWLARHRTGQDALLPPVDTARPNRGDRSDQKPGRST, translated from the coding sequence ATGGCCAAGCACGCGTGCGACGGACTGCTGGACCCCGCCGCAGTGGCGAAGTTGATCGGTCTGTCCCGGCGGACGGTAGTGCGCTGGGCCCACGACGGCAGGATCCCCTCTCTTCGACTCGGCAGGCAGGTGCGCTTCGAGGAGGCGGTGATCGCGGAATGGCTGGCCCGGCATCGGACCGGGCAGGACGCGCTCCTGCCCCCGGTAGACACAGCTCGCCCGAATCGAGGCGATCGGTCGGACCAGAAGCCGGGCCGATCGACCTGA
- a CDS encoding tetratricopeptide repeat protein: MMSDVDVLWKKAASLCDVGAFREAAECCERALQEDPHDRRVRTLLGSCQWETKQLGRGAATFRELIDEGRNDSLPVLAFLHRMLGLCLSEMGQWKEAEDAFSRCVQLEPSALSFFLLGAMQARLKPLSNEPVKLLRKAIDLAPDDEEILCELGRVLRLQHRYSEAIDVLRRAAELWPESPDVLRGLGAVLRLAGKCEAAEEALSKALKLNEDDARTHLELATLLAIQGVRGNEQAMHLRRATELRPDLLQVHSLLGGLCEDQGKSDEAAFHLCQAECLRRLHHGAVFQDAPASEPQDTDEDEEGGETRRVDRPGRAKIKGGEDEGAGEDKGA, encoded by the coding sequence ATGATGAGCGATGTGGATGTCCTGTGGAAGAAGGCGGCATCTCTATGCGATGTGGGGGCTTTCAGGGAGGCCGCCGAGTGCTGCGAGCGAGCGCTGCAGGAGGACCCTCACGATAGACGTGTCCGCACTCTACTCGGTTCGTGTCAATGGGAGACTAAGCAACTCGGTCGCGGCGCAGCCACGTTCCGCGAACTCATCGATGAGGGCAGGAACGATAGCCTCCCGGTTCTGGCCTTCCTGCACCGGATGTTGGGTTTGTGTCTTTCGGAGATGGGGCAATGGAAGGAGGCCGAGGATGCCTTCTCTCGCTGTGTCCAACTTGAGCCTAGTGCGCTTAGCTTCTTCCTCCTTGGGGCCATGCAGGCGCGACTCAAACCACTTTCGAACGAACCGGTGAAGCTGTTGCGAAAAGCCATCGATTTGGCTCCGGACGATGAGGAGATATTATGCGAGTTGGGGAGAGTGCTGAGGTTGCAGCATCGTTACTCTGAGGCTATCGACGTGCTCCGACGCGCCGCCGAGTTGTGGCCCGAGAGCCCCGATGTTCTCCGTGGCCTTGGGGCGGTGCTCCGCCTCGCCGGGAAGTGTGAAGCGGCCGAAGAGGCGTTGTCTAAGGCGCTTAAGCTAAATGAGGATGATGCTCGTACGCATCTCGAACTCGCTACTCTCTTGGCCATTCAGGGCGTTCGCGGAAATGAGCAAGCAATGCACCTTCGGCGTGCGACGGAGTTGCGCCCTGATCTGTTGCAGGTCCATTCGCTCCTGGGGGGACTCTGCGAGGATCAGGGCAAATCCGACGAGGCGGCATTCCACCTCTGTCAAGCCGAGTGTTTGCGGAGACTGCATCACGGAGCGGTGTTTCAGGACGCGCCGGCGTCGGAGCCTCAGGATACGGACGAGGATGAAGAGGGCGGTGAGACGCGCCGCGTCGACCGGCCGGGCCGGGCGAAGATAAAGGGGGGCGAAGATGAAGGGGCAGGCGAAGACAAAGGGGCATAA